In Populus nigra chromosome 1, ddPopNigr1.1, whole genome shotgun sequence, one genomic interval encodes:
- the LOC133693019 gene encoding cellulose synthase-like protein D1: MATSTKPKVKNLSSQASTAGRPQQAVKFARRTSSGRIASFSHDEDLDLSGEFSGQNDYINYTVVMPPTPDNQPAWPSSENKSDGPASRFGSEAQNASRRVGEQEDNYRSRGGNGRSNDNSKTERGMSIMKSNNRSILSRSQTGDFDHNRWLFETKGTYGVGNAYWSDQDKYGQDSELSKSDFLDKPWKPLSRKIRVPAAILSPYRILVVIRLVLLCFFLGWRVQNPNRDAMWLWGLSIVCEIWFAFSWLLDIFPKYNPINRSTDLAALRDKFEQPSPANPHGRSDLPGVDIFVSTADPEKEPPLVTANTILSILAADYPVEKLSCYISDDGGAILTFEAMAEAVKFAEVWVPFCRKHDIDLRNPDSYFNQKTDHTKNKKRPDFVKDRRWMKREYDEFKVRINGLPEAIRRRSKSFNSKELKKAKSLAREKNGGVLPSEGVGDVPKATWMADGTQWPGTWLDQTADHKKGDHAGILQVMTKVPENEKVMGQPDEKKLDFTGVDIRIPMFAYVSREKRPGFDHNKKAGAMNALVRASAILSNGPFILNLDCDHYFYNCQAIREGMCFMMDRGGDRICYIQFPQRFEGIDPSDRYANHNTVFFDGSMRALDGLQGPVYVGTGCMFRRYALYGFLPPRANEYLGMFGSTKRRAPAQLEDESEAQPLTSHPDLDLPKKFGNSAMFNESIAVAEFQGRPLADHKSVKNGRPPGALLLPRPPLDAPTVAEAIAVISCWCEDKTDWGDKIGWIYGSVTEDVVTGYRMHNRGWRSVYCVTKRDAFRGTAPINLTDRLHQVLRWATGSVEIFFSKNNAFFGSRRLKFLQRIAYLNVGIYPFTSFFLVTYCFLPALSLFTGTFIVQSLDISFLIYLLTITVTLTLISLLEIKWSGIGLEEWWRNEQFWAIGGTSAHLIAVIQGLLKVVAGIEISFTLTSKSAGEDEDDIYADLYIVKWTGLFFMPLTIIVVNLVAIVIGCSRTLYSEIPEWGKLMGGLFFSFWVLSHMYPFVKGLLGRRGRVPTIVYVWSGLISITVSLLWISITSENRGKLEV, encoded by the exons ATGGCAACCTCAACAAAACCTAAAGTAAAGAATTTGTCATCACAAGCATCAACCGCTGGCCGTCCTCAACAGGCTGTGAAATTTGCACGCCGGACATCTAGTGGACGCATTGCCAGCTTTTCACATGATGAGGATTTGGACTTGTCTGGTGAATTTTCAGGGCAGAATGACTACATCAACTACACTGTTGTCATGCCCCCCACCCCTGATAACCAGCCTGCATGGCCATCCTCAGAAAATAAATCCGATGGGCCTGCGAGCCGTTTTGGTTCCGAGGCACAGAACGCGTCCAGGCGGGTAGGAGAGCAAGAAGATAATTATAGAAGCCGTGGTGGCAATGGCCGCAGCAATGACAACTCAAAAACGGAACGAGGAATGTCGATAATGAAATCAAATAATAGATCAATACTGTCAAGGAGCCAAACAGGAGATTTTGATCACAACAGGTGGTTGTTTGAGACAAAAGGAACCTACGGTGTTGGAAATGCGTATTGGTCAGACCAAGACAAGTATGGTCAGGATTCAGAGCTGAGCAAGTCGGATTTTTTGGACAAGCCTTGGAAACCACTCTCTAGGAAGATTAGGGTTCCAGCAGCTATTCTCAGCCCTTACAG GATACTTGTGGTGATCCGTTTGGTACTTCTATGTTTCTTTCTTGGGTGGAGAGTCCAGAACCCCAATCGTGATGCCATGTGGCTGTGGGGCCTGTCTATCGTTTGTGAGATTTGGTTTGCTTTCTCATGGCTGCTAGACATTTTTCCCAAGTACAACCCCATCAACCGATCCACTGACCTTGCTGCTCTGCGTGACAAGTTTGAGCAGCCCTCCCCTGCAAACCCTCATGGCCGGTCAGACCTTCCAGGAGTTGATATTTTTGTGTCCACTGCTGATCCTGAGAAGGAACCTCCACTTGTCACTGCCAACACAATTTTATCGATTCTTGCAGCTGACTACCCTGTTGAGAAGCTCTCCTGCTACATTTCTGATGATGGTGGTGCCATACTCACCTTCGAGGCTATGGCTGAAGCTGTTAAATTCGCAGAG GTTTGGGTACCATTTTGTCGAAAACACGACATTGATCTGAGGAATCCGGATAGTTACTTCAACCAAAAAACTGACCACACCAAAAACAAGAAACGGCCTGATTTTGTCAAGGACCGCAGATGGATGAAGAGAGAGTATGACGAGTTCAAGGTCAGGATTAATGGTCTGCCAGAGGCAATACGAAGGAGAAGCAAATCATTTAACTCTAAGGAGCTGAAGAAGGCAAAAAGTCTCGCCAGGGAGAAGAATGGTGGTGTGTTGCCATCGGAGGGGGTTGGTGACGTCCCTAAAGCTACATGGATGGCCGATGGCACCCAGTGGCCTGGCACATGGCTAGACCAAACAGCGGATCACAAAAAGGGGGACCATGCTGGTATCTTGCAG GTAATGACTAAGGTCCCAGAAAATGAGAAGGTGATGGGTCAGCCAGATGagaaaaaattagatttcaCTGGAGTTGACATCAggataccaatgtttgcataTGTATCGCGTGAAAAGAGGCCTGGCTTTGACCACAACAAGAAGGCTGGAGCCATGAATGCATTGGTTAGAGCTTCAGCTATATTGTCCAATGGACCGTTCATACTCAACTTGGATTGTGATCATTACTTCTATAATTGTCAAGCTATAAGGGAGGGAATGTGCTTTATGATGGACCGTGGTGGTGACCGCATATGCTACATCCAGTTTCCACAAAGATTTGAAGGGATCGACCCCTCCGATCGATATGCAAATCACAACACTGTCTTCTTTGATG GAAGTATGCGAGCACTGGATGGTCTTCAAGGTCCGGTGTATGTAGGAACAGGGTGCATGTTTCGTAGATATGCACTATATGGTTTCCTCCCACCAAGGGCAAACGAGTACTTGGGCATGTTCGGCAGTACGAAAAGAAGGGCTCCGGCTCAATTAGAAGATGAGTCAGAGGCTCAGCCCCTTACATCGCACCCTGACTTGGACCTGCCAAAGAAGTTCGGGAATTCAGCAATGTTCAATGAGTCCATAGCTGTTGCTGAATTCCAAGGACGGCCGCTTGCTGATCACAAATCGGTGAAGAATGGCAGGCCTCCTGGTGCACTTCTCCTGCCACGTCCTCCTCTAGATGCACCCACAGTTGCTGAAGCAATTGCTGTAATCTCTTGCTG GTGTGAGGACAAGACTGACTGGGGGGATAAGATAGGTTGGATTTATGGCTCAGTCACGGAAGATGTGGTGACTGGTTATCGGATGCACAACCGTGGGTGGCGATCTGTGTACTGCGTAACAAAGAGAGATGCCTTCCGGGGCACAGCACCAATCAACCTCACTGACCGCCTTCATCAGGTGCTACGATGGGCTACTGGTTCAGTTGAAATCTTTTTCTCCAAAAACAATGCCTTCTTTGGAAGCCGGCGACTGAAATTCTTACAGCGAATTGCATATCTCAATGTTGGCATTTACCCCTTCACCTCCTTCTTCTTAGTCACTTACTGCTTCCTCCCTGCGCTTTCCCTTTTCACAGGAACCTTCATTGTTCAAAGCCTGGATATAAGTTTCCTCATTTACCTCTTAACCATCACTGTAACACTGACTCTCATCTCCCTTCTTGAAATAAAATGGTCCGGTATTGGGCTCGAGGAATGGTGGCGTAATGAGCAGTTTTGGGCCATTGGCGGAACTAGTGCTCACCTTATTGCTGTGATCCAAGGCCTTCTAAAAGTCGTGGCTGGTATTGAGATTTCTTTCACGTTAACCTCGAAGTCCGCTGGCGAGGATGAAGATGATATTTATGCTGATCTTTATATAGTCAAGTGGACAGGTCTCTTCTTTATGCCACTTACCATCATAGTAGTCAACCTTGTTGCCATTGTTATTGGGTGCTCGAGGACACTATACAGCGAGATACCAGAATGGGGCAAGTTGATGGGAGGACTCTTTTTCAGCTTCTGGGTGCTGTCTCACATGTATCCATTTGTGAAAGGTCTGTTGGGAAGGAGGGGAAGAGTACCGACAATTGTTTATGTCTGGTCAGGCCTGATTTCCATTACTGTGTCTTTGCTTTGGATTTCAATCACTAGTGAAAATCGTGGAAAACTTGAGGTATAA
- the LOC133696908 gene encoding putative F-box protein PP2-B12 — translation MDMSQVLPEECLAHIISFTSPRDACRSALVSRNFRSAADSDAVWKGFLPSDHVEIISSSPASSSSQLTALSKKELYFHLCNSPILVNNGIMSFALEKHGGKKCYMIGARGLSITWGDTPRYWTWKPLPDESRFSEVAELGYVWWLDVRGRIDAKIFSPKTTYAAYLVFKLTDSTSGFDKRLVELSVNFEESVGEEKLRVFLDVPPDYDMPPLPRERSDGWMEIEMGEFFYDNEDDGSVVAYLREVDNHTTKEGLIIEGIEFRPKEGR, via the exons atggATATGTCCCAAGTTCTGCCAGAGGAGTGCCTAGCCCACATCATTTCGTTCACATCGCCACGGGATGCTTGCCGATCTGCTCTGGTCTCTCGTAACTTCCGGTCAGCCGCAGATTCTGATGCCGTTTGGAAAGGATTTCTGCCCTCCGATCATGTTGAAATCATATCCTCCTCGCCAGCCTCATCATCCTCACAGCTAACCGCTTTATCCAAGAAGGAACTTTACTTCCATCTCTGTAACAGCCCTATCCTCGTCAACAATGGTATCATG aGCTTTGCACTAGAGAAGCATGGTGGGAAAAAATGCTACATGATTGGAGCAAGAGGACTTTCAATTACCTGGGGAGATACACCTAGATATTGGACATGGAAACCCTTACCAGATGAGTCTAg GTTCTCTGAGGTGGCTGAGCTTGGGTACGTGTGGTGGCTTGATGTCAGGGGGAGAATAGATGCTAAAATCTTTTCTCCCAAAACAACCTATGCAGCTTACCTTGTGTTTAAGCTGACTGATTCCACAAGTGGTTTTGATAAGAGACTTGTTGAACTGAGTGTCAACTTTGAAGAAAGTGTGGGCGAGGAAAAGCTCCGTGTGTTCCTCGATGTCCCTCCAGACTATGATATGCCTCCACTGCCTCGGGAGAGAAGCGATGGGTGGATGGAGATTGAGATGGGTGAGTTTTTCTATGACAATGAAGATGATGGCAGCGTGGTGGCGTATCTAAGGGAGGTTGATAATCACACTACCAAGGAAGGTCTCATTATTGAAGGAATTGAGTTTAGGCCTAAAGAGGGTAGATGA